From the Ruania alkalisoli genome, one window contains:
- a CDS encoding ABC transporter ATP-binding protein, which yields MAPSALPPSTAVVATLARLYPFFRPAIPRFVAGMLCALGASLCALGIPQALRWAVDGPLMGAVGSSDRTGIWQAIALVLGLGMLEAGLIAARRAFILIPGTKVEASMRLALFRHLQDLPSAFHDQWPGGQLLSRSMSDLGMLRRWLSFGLVMLVVNTTTIAVGIGLMVHGGGWLGIAYLAGALPVIWFSYRFSSRFRRISRLSQDQAGDLATTVEESVHGIRVLKAFGRGREAYQNFSVQADQLRRTEMNKARTLGAFTFAITAISEVMLGLCLLAGVWLAIEGQISVGDLVAFFATAVVVAGPVEQLGHLVSMTLYAKTAVDRYFEVLDSPNTVADPEHPRRPDEVRGQVQFDGVHFSYPDEPTPDQAWRDPDRPRERPRTEVLDGIDLEIRPGETMALVGLTGSGKSTLISLVPRLFDVTAGAVRIDGVDVRDYSRHHLREIVSIAFEDSTLFSATVRENVLLGAPQGHDGEEDLQRALTVAQAQFAHALPRGVDTTIGEEGLSLSGGQRQRLALARAVAARPRVLVLDDPLSALDVATEEAVTAQLRQELAGTTTLVVAHRPSTVALADRVAVLQDGRISAVGTHTDLLATHEHYRFVISSLVDPTSAGPEDAAVPPSTRSAEVGF from the coding sequence ATGGCGCCGAGTGCGCTGCCACCGAGCACCGCAGTCGTGGCGACGCTCGCCCGGCTCTATCCGTTCTTCCGGCCGGCCATCCCGCGTTTCGTCGCCGGGATGCTCTGCGCGTTGGGTGCGAGCCTGTGTGCCCTCGGTATCCCGCAGGCCCTGCGCTGGGCCGTCGACGGCCCGCTCATGGGTGCCGTCGGAAGCTCCGACCGCACCGGCATCTGGCAGGCGATCGCCCTGGTCCTGGGCCTCGGCATGCTGGAGGCGGGGCTGATCGCCGCCCGCCGTGCCTTCATCCTCATCCCGGGAACCAAGGTGGAGGCGAGCATGAGGCTCGCCCTGTTCCGCCACCTGCAGGATCTGCCGAGCGCGTTCCATGACCAGTGGCCCGGTGGGCAGCTGCTCTCCCGCTCGATGTCGGACCTGGGCATGCTGCGACGCTGGTTGTCCTTCGGCCTGGTGATGCTCGTCGTCAACACAACCACGATCGCCGTCGGTATCGGGCTGATGGTCCACGGCGGGGGCTGGCTCGGCATTGCCTACCTGGCCGGTGCCCTGCCGGTGATCTGGTTCTCCTACCGGTTCTCCTCCCGCTTCCGGCGCATCTCCCGGCTCAGCCAGGACCAGGCCGGTGACCTCGCCACCACGGTGGAGGAATCGGTCCACGGGATCCGGGTCCTCAAGGCGTTCGGGCGCGGCCGCGAGGCGTACCAGAACTTCTCCGTGCAGGCCGACCAGCTGCGCCGAACCGAGATGAACAAGGCTCGCACCCTGGGCGCCTTCACCTTCGCCATCACCGCGATCTCGGAGGTGATGCTGGGGTTGTGCCTGCTCGCCGGTGTGTGGCTGGCCATCGAAGGGCAGATCAGCGTCGGTGACCTGGTCGCGTTCTTCGCCACGGCCGTCGTGGTGGCCGGACCGGTCGAACAACTGGGGCACCTGGTCTCGATGACCCTGTACGCCAAGACGGCCGTCGACCGCTACTTCGAGGTGCTCGACAGCCCGAACACGGTCGCCGACCCTGAGCACCCCCGGCGACCGGACGAGGTGCGCGGGCAGGTTCAGTTCGACGGGGTCCACTTCTCCTACCCGGATGAGCCGACACCGGACCAGGCCTGGCGAGACCCGGACCGGCCCCGCGAACGTCCACGCACAGAAGTCCTCGACGGGATCGACCTCGAGATCCGCCCGGGGGAGACGATGGCACTCGTCGGCCTGACCGGCTCCGGCAAGTCGACCCTCATCTCGCTCGTGCCCCGCCTGTTCGACGTCACCGCCGGTGCCGTGCGCATCGATGGTGTCGACGTGCGGGACTACTCGCGCCACCACCTGCGTGAGATCGTCTCGATCGCATTCGAGGACTCCACGCTGTTCTCGGCGACCGTTCGCGAGAATGTCCTCCTCGGCGCACCGCAGGGCCACGACGGCGAGGAGGACCTGCAGCGTGCGCTCACCGTGGCGCAGGCCCAGTTCGCCCATGCTCTTCCCCGCGGCGTGGACACCACCATCGGGGAGGAGGGCCTGAGCCTCTCAGGCGGACAACGGCAGCGGCTCGCGCTCGCCCGTGCCGTGGCGGCCCGGCCCCGCGTGCTGGTGCTCGACGACCCGCTCTCCGCGCTGGATGTGGCCACCGAGGAGGCCGTGACGGCGCAACTGCGCCAGGAACTGGCCGGAACCACGACGCTTGTGGTGGCCCACCGACCGTCGACGGTGGCCCTCGCCGACCGAGTGGCCGTGCTCCAGGACGGGCGTATCAGCGCGGTCGGGACTCACACCGACCTGCTGGCCACGCACGAGCATTACCGGTTCGTCATCTCCAGCCTCGTCGATCCAACCAGCGCCGGTCCCGAGGACGCGGCGGTGCCGCCGAGCACGCGCTCTGCCGAGGTGGGGTTCTGA
- a CDS encoding MFS transporter: MTAALRTVELVALIWARPDLLTPFVLEELSVRSAHSAPTATPPADSASPTDAANVLDPRTARTRQCEPAETPRQSEPHRVRPGRKPSSVLAALRVRNYRFYVGSMALTSTCGWAARVVQDWLVLELSGSAALVGLTVALQFAPMLLFGLFGGVLADRYDRRRILTITQSLFGLFTLVLGVLTVIGVVQVWHVLLAAFAGGMTIVVDNPARQAFLHEIAGPEHLRRAISLNTSVFQLGALIGPAFAAGLIALVGNGWAFIANSIACGVAAWFIFSMRRSQMYPAPRVPRAKGQLRAGLQHVRHRPEILWTCVLVGFVALTGVNMATVLAAYADEVVQIGASGYGLLTSTLALGAITGAMLAGRARRLRLRTLVLGAVVLGLLQLVAAAVGSVWLFLVVLYLMGMTCLLYLTRSNTMVQTNADPAMRGRVLSLYVLINMGAQAASGLIIGAVIELGGAHWGLAACAAGPLLGAVVVGIILARRGHLRPVLRRADLHAGRWHAPGVRLDFEPRSGLAHVA; this comes from the coding sequence ATGACGGCGGCTCTCCGTACCGTAGAACTGGTCGCCCTGATCTGGGCGAGACCTGACCTGCTCACACCCTTCGTTCTCGAGGAACTTTCCGTGCGCTCGGCTCACTCAGCCCCGACAGCCACCCCACCCGCCGACTCCGCCAGCCCCACCGACGCCGCCAACGTGCTCGACCCGCGGACGGCCCGGACCCGCCAGTGCGAACCTGCCGAGACGCCTCGGCAATCCGAGCCGCATCGGGTGCGGCCCGGTCGCAAGCCGTCGTCCGTGCTCGCTGCCCTGCGGGTGCGCAACTACCGCTTCTACGTCGGTTCCATGGCCCTGACAAGCACATGCGGTTGGGCGGCCCGCGTGGTGCAGGACTGGCTGGTGCTCGAGCTCAGCGGCTCAGCCGCCCTGGTCGGCCTCACCGTGGCCCTCCAGTTCGCCCCGATGCTGCTCTTCGGTCTCTTCGGCGGGGTGCTGGCCGACCGGTACGACCGGCGCCGAATTCTCACGATCACCCAGTCTCTGTTCGGGTTGTTCACCCTGGTGCTCGGTGTGCTCACGGTGATCGGCGTGGTCCAGGTGTGGCACGTGTTGCTGGCCGCGTTCGCCGGCGGCATGACAATCGTCGTGGACAACCCCGCGCGTCAAGCATTCCTGCATGAGATCGCCGGTCCGGAGCACCTGCGCCGCGCGATCAGCCTCAACACCTCAGTGTTCCAGCTGGGAGCCCTCATCGGTCCGGCCTTCGCTGCCGGCCTGATCGCCCTGGTCGGCAATGGCTGGGCGTTCATCGCGAACTCGATCGCCTGCGGCGTGGCTGCCTGGTTCATCTTCTCGATGCGCCGTTCGCAGATGTACCCGGCACCTCGGGTACCCCGTGCGAAGGGGCAGTTGCGTGCCGGGCTGCAGCACGTGCGGCACCGGCCCGAGATCCTGTGGACCTGCGTTCTCGTCGGGTTCGTGGCGCTCACCGGGGTCAATATGGCGACTGTGCTTGCCGCCTACGCCGACGAGGTGGTTCAGATCGGCGCGAGTGGCTACGGGCTCCTGACCTCCACCCTCGCGCTCGGGGCAATCACGGGTGCGATGCTCGCCGGGCGTGCGCGGCGGCTGCGCCTCCGTACCTTGGTGCTCGGTGCGGTCGTTCTCGGCTTGTTGCAGCTGGTGGCAGCCGCGGTCGGAAGTGTGTGGCTGTTCCTCGTGGTGCTGTACTTGATGGGCATGACCTGCCTGCTGTACCTCACCCGCAGCAACACGATGGTGCAGACCAATGCTGACCCGGCAATGCGTGGCCGGGTGCTCTCTCTGTACGTGCTCATCAACATGGGAGCGCAAGCCGCCTCCGGTCTCATCATCGGCGCGGTCATCGAGCTTGGCGGCGCCCACTGGGGACTGGCCGCCTGTGCTGCCGGTCCACTCCTCGGTGCTGTGGTGGTGGGAATCATCCTCGCCCGCCGCGGCCACCTGCGGCCCGTGCTGCGTCGTGCGGATCTGCACGCCGGACGCTGGCACGCGCCGGGTGTGCGGTTGGACTTCGAGCCACGCTCGGGTCTGGCACACGTCGCCTGA
- a CDS encoding Ku protein, producing MRAIWKGSVTFGLVNVPVSVYSATESHDVKLHQVHDADGGRIRYQRKCEQCGEIVPYEHIDKAYVDDEQTVILTDEDVATLPAERSREIDVLEFVPSDQVEPVMLDSSYYLAPSSNSAKSYVLLRRTLEESDRTAIVSFTLRQKTRLAALRVRGEVLMLQTLLWADEVRAPEFESLESDVKVSARELEMSAALVAAYEKDFVPAEHEDEYQIQLRSLIDAKLEKGEGYTAEETVEEESGEVLDLMEALRRSVEASRGSRGKQGDADSADGAAETDEADEDSGSGEPSKPVRASRRRSKSA from the coding sequence ATGAGGGCGATCTGGAAGGGGTCGGTCACCTTCGGGCTGGTCAACGTCCCTGTCTCGGTCTACAGCGCCACTGAGAGTCACGACGTCAAGCTGCACCAGGTTCACGACGCTGACGGCGGACGCATCCGCTACCAGCGCAAGTGCGAGCAATGCGGTGAGATCGTGCCGTATGAACACATCGACAAGGCGTACGTCGATGATGAGCAGACCGTGATTCTCACCGACGAGGACGTCGCGACCCTGCCGGCCGAACGTAGCCGCGAGATCGATGTGCTGGAGTTCGTCCCTTCCGACCAGGTCGAGCCGGTCATGCTCGACTCGTCCTACTACCTCGCGCCCAGCTCCAACTCGGCGAAGTCCTACGTGCTGCTGCGTCGCACACTCGAGGAATCCGATCGCACCGCCATCGTCTCCTTCACACTGCGTCAGAAGACGCGGCTCGCGGCCCTGCGCGTGCGCGGCGAGGTGCTGATGCTGCAGACCCTGCTGTGGGCAGACGAGGTCCGGGCCCCCGAGTTCGAGTCGCTGGAGAGCGACGTGAAGGTCAGCGCCAGGGAGCTCGAGATGTCGGCGGCGCTGGTGGCCGCCTATGAGAAGGACTTCGTACCCGCCGAACATGAGGACGAGTACCAGATCCAGCTCCGCTCGCTCATTGACGCGAAACTCGAGAAGGGTGAGGGGTACACGGCTGAGGAGACCGTGGAGGAGGAGTCGGGTGAGGTGCTCGACCTGATGGAGGCCCTCCGGCGCAGTGTCGAGGCGAGCCGCGGTTCGCGTGGGAAGCAAGGCGATGCCGACAGTGCTGACGGTGCCGCAGAGACCGACGAGGCTGACGAGGATTCCGGTTCCGGCGAGCCGAGCAAGCCTGTGCGCGCATCCCGACGGCGGTCCAAGAGCGCCTAG
- a CDS encoding phosphoenolpyruvate carboxykinase (GTP) — protein sequence MTSTLDARPSPHALRPVGESALPTPRREAGESMPRGLGAAEQFVADIAALTQPDAVVWCNGSDAEHARLIGQMIDAGTLVPLNPDLRPDSFLARSDPRDVARAESATFICSAREEDAGPTNNWAEPTQMRNTLHEVFTGCMRGRTLYVVPFSMGPVGGRLSQVGIEITDSPYVVASMRIMTRIGAPAMREIAAGARWVPAVHSVGMPLVTSGGTRVQDVPWPCSETKYITHFPEGREIWSFGSGYGGNALLGKKCYALRIASAIARDEGWLAEHMLLIRLTHTDGRRYHVAAAFPSACGKTNLAMLRSVLPEWTVSTFGDDIVWMRPGTDGRLWAINPEAGFFGVAPGTGESTNPTAVRTLTQNVIFTNVALTDDGDVWWEGLTDSPPAHLTDWQGQEWTPEIAAETGRTAAHPNARFTVAAEQCPLIDSDWEDGDGVPVDLILFGGRRASNVPLAALARDWHQGVFYGATIASERTAAAEGTVGELRRDPFAMLPFCGYHMADYWAHWLQVGDSLTRPPAVAAVNWFRKGPDGQFLWPGFAENIRVLDWLLRQSEGQVPGRACAVGTLPEPEELNLDGLELDPADLREVLRVDAAGWTSEADGIADYFTSMGTAVPKVLWEELARLRAALAAQTAQPSSR from the coding sequence ATGACCAGCACCCTGGACGCCCGACCGTCTCCCCACGCACTCCGTCCCGTCGGCGAGTCCGCGCTCCCGACACCGCGACGAGAGGCGGGGGAGTCCATGCCCCGCGGGCTCGGTGCGGCCGAACAGTTCGTGGCCGATATCGCGGCGCTGACACAGCCCGATGCGGTGGTCTGGTGTAACGGTTCCGACGCTGAGCACGCCCGCCTGATCGGCCAGATGATCGATGCTGGAACACTCGTCCCGCTGAATCCGGATCTGCGCCCGGACAGTTTCCTCGCCCGCTCCGATCCGCGGGATGTTGCCCGTGCGGAGTCGGCCACCTTCATCTGCTCGGCACGTGAGGAGGACGCCGGACCCACGAACAACTGGGCCGAGCCGACCCAGATGCGCAACACCCTGCATGAGGTATTCACCGGATGCATGCGCGGGCGCACGCTCTACGTGGTTCCCTTCTCGATGGGTCCCGTCGGTGGTCGCCTCTCCCAGGTGGGGATCGAGATCACCGACTCGCCCTACGTCGTCGCGAGCATGCGCATCATGACCCGGATAGGGGCACCCGCGATGAGGGAGATCGCCGCGGGAGCCCGCTGGGTGCCTGCCGTGCACTCGGTCGGGATGCCGCTGGTCACCTCCGGTGGCACGCGGGTCCAGGACGTGCCCTGGCCGTGCAGTGAGACCAAGTACATCACCCACTTCCCCGAGGGCCGGGAGATCTGGTCCTTCGGTTCTGGCTACGGCGGGAACGCGCTCCTGGGAAAGAAGTGCTACGCGCTGCGCATCGCCTCGGCTATCGCCCGCGACGAAGGCTGGCTCGCCGAGCACATGCTGCTGATCCGCCTCACCCACACCGATGGCCGCCGCTACCACGTGGCCGCCGCGTTCCCCTCCGCCTGCGGCAAGACCAACCTTGCGATGTTGCGATCGGTACTGCCCGAGTGGACGGTTTCCACGTTCGGTGACGACATCGTCTGGATGCGGCCCGGCACGGACGGGCGGCTGTGGGCGATCAACCCCGAGGCAGGGTTCTTCGGCGTCGCCCCCGGCACCGGGGAGTCGACCAACCCGACGGCGGTGCGCACCCTGACGCAGAACGTCATCTTCACGAACGTCGCACTCACCGACGACGGCGACGTCTGGTGGGAAGGACTCACCGACTCGCCGCCGGCGCACCTGACCGACTGGCAGGGACAGGAGTGGACCCCGGAGATCGCCGCCGAGACCGGCCGCACGGCCGCCCACCCCAACGCCCGCTTCACCGTCGCAGCCGAGCAGTGCCCGCTCATCGACTCCGACTGGGAAGACGGCGACGGAGTGCCGGTGGACCTGATCCTCTTCGGGGGTCGGCGCGCCAGCAACGTCCCCCTGGCCGCACTCGCGCGGGACTGGCATCAAGGGGTGTTCTACGGCGCGACCATCGCCTCGGAGCGCACCGCCGCCGCAGAGGGCACCGTCGGTGAGCTGCGACGGGACCCCTTCGCGATGCTTCCCTTCTGCGGTTACCACATGGCCGACTACTGGGCTCACTGGCTGCAGGTTGGCGACTCGCTGACACGGCCGCCGGCTGTGGCCGCGGTGAACTGGTTCCGCAAGGGACCCGACGGCCAGTTCCTTTGGCCCGGGTTCGCTGAGAACATCCGTGTGCTCGACTGGTTGCTACGTCAGAGTGAGGGTCAGGTGCCAGGGCGAGCCTGCGCCGTCGGGACCCTACCTGAGCCGGAGGAGCTGAACCTCGACGGGCTCGAGCTCGACCCGGCCGATCTGCGGGAGGTGCTGCGCGTCGACGCAGCGGGCTGGACGAGCGAGGCAGACGGGATCGCTGACTACTTCACGAGCATGGGCACCGCGGTGCCGAAGGTGCTGTGGGAGGAACTGGCCCGGCTACGAGCGGCGCTGGCAGCGCAGACGGCTCAGCCCAGTTCGAGGTAG
- a CDS encoding SRPBCC domain-containing protein, giving the protein MDATGYLRDDDAGLELVFERALDEPIDDVWSCFATPEGTAAWIGTWSGEDVTEGSVVTFTMNAEESAEPEQVTVIDCQAPHRLLIELASEAGTWRLRVDLQEVDGCTQIVFAHLLEQGEEIRTIGPGWDYYLDRLVAARTGAPAPDWSDYWPALAEHYLELG; this is encoded by the coding sequence ATGGATGCCACTGGATATCTCCGCGACGACGACGCCGGACTGGAGCTGGTGTTCGAGCGCGCACTGGACGAGCCGATCGATGACGTCTGGTCCTGCTTCGCCACGCCCGAGGGCACCGCCGCCTGGATCGGGACATGGTCAGGCGAGGACGTCACCGAGGGCAGCGTCGTCACATTCACGATGAACGCCGAGGAGAGCGCCGAACCCGAGCAGGTCACCGTCATCGACTGCCAGGCGCCGCACAGGCTGCTGATCGAGCTGGCGAGCGAGGCCGGGACCTGGCGGCTACGCGTCGATCTGCAGGAAGTCGACGGTTGCACCCAGATCGTCTTCGCTCACCTGCTGGAGCAGGGCGAGGAGATCCGCACGATCGGGCCCGGCTGGGACTACTACCTGGACCGTCTGGTCGCGGCCCGCACCGGTGCGCCCGCGCCGGACTGGTCCGACTACTGGCCGGCGCTGGCCGAGCACTACCTCGAACTGGGCTGA
- a CDS encoding ATP-dependent DNA ligase, whose amino-acid sequence MARTETIAQVDGRRLRLTNLGKVLYPATGTTKAEVIGYYSEIAAVMVPHCAGRPATRKRWVNGVGTAADPGQVFFTKNLDSGTPDWVARADLAHSDHTNTYPLVNDRATLVWLAQMAALEIHVPQWRFDSTGRPRHPDRIVFDLDPGPGVSLPEVAEVARWIRDVLAGLGWDCVPVTSGSKGIHLYAPLDGGHDAEQIRGLARELAVSLEADHPDVVTAQMAKVARPGKVFIDWSQNHPNKTTVAPYSLRGREHPTVAVPRTWTELEDPGLRQLEMTQVLERVAGQTGDFADPMAALERRAHAMGTTGTSDIAGDALTSYRAMRDPARTPEPVPDVSPLPDGERVFVIQEHHASRLHWDLRLADDGVLVSWAVPKGMPTDPTRQHLAVQTEDHPMEYLTFSGTIPRGEYGAGEMTIWDTGTYEVLKWRVGAELIVALTGLPDGGLASSTGQTSTFALIHTGSRAETPEEKRHWLLHLMTGRTHAGRSEDPAGRAAVPLAAGISTPDTGPDSGPGARSRALPTPVRRAPPVTTRAGDRAPEGRPPAPMLASPGSPADVGPDWAMEMKWDGQRCIARVAGGTVRLWARSGRDITASYPELAELADAVKGDAVLDGEVVALTKDGRPSFELLQPRMQVSRESEARSLAARRPVHLMLFDVLEVAGVPVTDEPYRRRREILSDQVRPSTRIQVPPAFEGDLDAAMKASRTWGLEGVVAKRPEGRYLPGRRSSGWVKLKHTESVEVVVGGWRPGQGGRAGSVGGLLLGVPTAEGGWRYVGRVGTGFSEKETRAWVERFAPLEISEPPFDDVPAPDARGAHWLRPEQVAEVEFGEWSRAGRLRHPRWRGWRSDLSVADLRAPDGER is encoded by the coding sequence ATGGCCCGCACCGAGACGATCGCCCAGGTCGACGGGCGCCGCCTGCGCCTGACCAACCTCGGCAAGGTCCTCTACCCGGCCACCGGCACCACCAAGGCGGAGGTGATCGGGTACTACTCCGAGATCGCTGCGGTGATGGTCCCGCACTGCGCGGGCCGGCCCGCGACGCGCAAACGGTGGGTCAACGGGGTCGGCACCGCTGCCGACCCCGGTCAGGTGTTCTTCACCAAGAACCTCGACTCGGGGACGCCGGACTGGGTGGCACGGGCGGATCTGGCCCACTCCGATCACACCAATACCTACCCGCTGGTCAACGATCGCGCGACCTTGGTGTGGCTGGCGCAGATGGCCGCACTGGAGATTCACGTGCCCCAGTGGCGCTTCGACTCCACCGGCCGGCCCCGCCATCCGGACCGGATCGTGTTTGACCTCGACCCGGGGCCGGGCGTCTCCCTTCCGGAGGTGGCCGAGGTGGCGCGGTGGATCCGCGATGTGCTCGCCGGTCTGGGATGGGACTGTGTGCCCGTCACCAGCGGCTCGAAGGGTATTCACCTGTATGCCCCGCTGGACGGCGGTCACGATGCCGAGCAGATCCGGGGGCTGGCCCGCGAGCTCGCGGTGAGCCTGGAGGCGGACCATCCGGACGTCGTCACTGCGCAGATGGCGAAGGTGGCCCGGCCGGGCAAGGTGTTCATCGACTGGAGTCAGAACCACCCGAACAAGACCACGGTGGCGCCCTACTCGCTGCGGGGGCGTGAGCACCCGACAGTCGCTGTGCCACGCACCTGGACCGAGCTCGAGGACCCCGGGTTGCGGCAGCTGGAGATGACCCAGGTGCTTGAGCGGGTCGCCGGCCAGACCGGTGACTTCGCTGACCCGATGGCAGCGCTCGAGCGTCGTGCACATGCGATGGGGACAACCGGCACGAGCGACATCGCAGGAGATGCGCTCACCAGTTACCGCGCCATGCGCGACCCGGCCCGTACGCCCGAACCGGTACCCGATGTCTCACCACTGCCCGATGGAGAGCGGGTGTTCGTCATCCAGGAACACCACGCCAGCCGTCTGCACTGGGACCTGCGGCTGGCCGATGATGGCGTGCTGGTCAGCTGGGCGGTTCCGAAGGGGATGCCGACGGACCCGACGCGGCAGCATTTGGCGGTCCAGACCGAGGACCACCCGATGGAGTACCTGACCTTCTCGGGCACGATCCCGCGCGGCGAGTACGGCGCTGGGGAGATGACCATCTGGGACACCGGGACCTACGAGGTGCTCAAGTGGCGCGTGGGCGCTGAGCTGATCGTTGCCCTCACGGGGTTGCCGGACGGTGGACTGGCCTCCAGCACCGGGCAGACGTCGACCTTCGCCCTGATCCACACCGGCTCCCGGGCCGAGACGCCCGAGGAGAAGCGGCACTGGCTCCTGCACCTGATGACCGGCCGGACGCACGCTGGCCGGTCGGAGGATCCGGCCGGGCGCGCCGCTGTACCTCTCGCTGCCGGGATCTCGACGCCGGACACAGGGCCGGACTCAGGGCCGGGCGCTCGGTCGCGCGCTCTGCCCACCCCGGTGCGACGCGCACCGCCTGTAACCACGCGTGCTGGCGACCGGGCGCCGGAGGGCAGACCTCCGGCACCCATGCTCGCCTCCCCGGGCTCCCCTGCCGACGTCGGTCCCGACTGGGCGATGGAGATGAAATGGGATGGGCAGCGATGTATCGCGCGCGTAGCGGGCGGGACCGTGCGGCTGTGGGCTCGCAGCGGCCGGGACATCACTGCCTCCTACCCGGAGCTGGCCGAGCTCGCCGACGCCGTCAAGGGTGATGCCGTGCTGGACGGTGAGGTCGTCGCGCTCACCAAGGACGGCAGGCCGTCCTTCGAACTCCTCCAACCGCGGATGCAGGTCTCCCGGGAGTCGGAGGCACGATCGCTCGCCGCCCGTCGGCCGGTGCACCTGATGCTCTTCGACGTGCTCGAGGTGGCCGGGGTGCCCGTGACCGACGAGCCGTACCGGCGCCGCCGGGAGATCCTCTCCGATCAGGTGCGGCCAAGCACTCGGATTCAGGTACCTCCGGCCTTCGAAGGCGATCTGGACGCGGCGATGAAGGCCAGCCGCACCTGGGGCCTGGAAGGCGTCGTGGCCAAGCGACCCGAGGGGCGGTACCTGCCGGGGCGCCGCTCGAGCGGGTGGGTCAAGCTCAAGCACACCGAGTCCGTGGAGGTGGTCGTGGGCGGATGGCGCCCCGGTCAGGGCGGGCGGGCAGGTTCCGTCGGAGGTCTGCTGCTCGGAGTGCCGACGGCGGAGGGCGGCTGGCGCTATGTGGGCCGGGTGGGCACGGGCTTCAGTGAGAAGGAGACGCGGGCGTGGGTGGAGCGGTTTGCTCCCCTGGAGATCAGTGAGCCACCGTTCGACGACGTCCCCGCACCCGATGCCCGCGGGGCGCACTGGCTGCGCCCGGAGCAGGTGGCCGAGGTGGAGTTCGGCGAGTGGTCGCGTGCCGGGCGGCTGCGCCATCCCCGGTGGCGAGGGTGGCGTTCCGATCTCAGCGTCGCCGATCTGCGTGCCCCCGACGGCGAGCGCTGA
- a CDS encoding LysR substrate-binding domain-containing protein yields MFEPAQLRTFLTLSETLSFTRTAQRLGISQPTVSQHVARLEKAANRRLVLRDTHEVSLTDNGHAMAGFARTILAAHDQATAYFTGSAMTGRLRFGAADDLALTQLPRILREFRQLHPKITMELTVAQSLVLHRRLLAGHLDLVFIKQLPDETTGRLVRRDRLAWVGLESTALDAGDIVPLITYPNPSPSRNTATGVLERAGRTWRVTCTTREIHGVLAAVRAGLGVTVMAQSLVPADLVIMPASSGLPELGDIDMTLVDNPRAAREPVEALSSAILGRH; encoded by the coding sequence TTGTTCGAACCCGCCCAGCTCCGCACGTTCCTCACTCTGAGCGAGACGCTCAGCTTCACCCGCACCGCACAGCGTCTCGGGATCAGCCAACCCACGGTCAGTCAACACGTCGCACGCCTGGAGAAGGCGGCGAACCGGCGACTCGTCCTGCGGGACACCCACGAGGTCTCATTGACCGACAACGGACACGCGATGGCCGGCTTCGCAAGAACCATCCTGGCCGCGCACGATCAGGCGACCGCATACTTCACAGGGTCGGCGATGACCGGGCGACTGCGATTCGGCGCCGCCGACGACCTCGCCCTGACCCAACTGCCCCGCATCCTGCGGGAGTTCCGCCAGCTGCACCCCAAGATCACGATGGAACTCACCGTGGCGCAGTCACTGGTCCTCCACCGGCGGTTGCTGGCCGGGCACCTGGACCTGGTGTTCATCAAGCAGCTCCCCGACGAGACCACAGGACGGCTGGTCCGCCGGGACCGGCTCGCCTGGGTGGGGCTCGAGAGCACCGCCCTCGACGCCGGGGACATCGTGCCCCTGATCACCTACCCGAACCCGAGTCCATCCCGGAACACCGCGACCGGCGTGCTCGAGCGAGCCGGTCGCACCTGGCGGGTCACATGCACCACCCGCGAGATCCACGGGGTGCTCGCGGCAGTGCGGGCGGGGCTGGGCGTGACCGTGATGGCGCAGAGTCTCGTCCCTGCGGACCTGGTGATCATGCCCGCCTCGTCCGGGCTGCCCGAACTCGGGGATATCGATATGACACTGGTGGACAACCCACGCGCTGCACGCGAACCAGTGGAGGCGCTCAGTTCAGCGATCCTCGGCCGCCACTGA